The Thermosynechococcus sp. CL-1 genomic interval CACATTTACCCTGACAGGCTTTCTGATTCCCACCATCATTGACACGCTCCAAGCCAAGGACTACCACTACGAGGATGTCTGGCCAGAGGATGTGATCTACAAAGGCTATGGCGGTGTGGATTGTGTCGAAGCGGGTGGCCCCCCGGCTGGGGCAGGCTGTGGCGGCTATGTGGTCGGTGAAACGGTCAAGCTCCTCAAGGAACTGAATGCCTTTGATGAATACGATGTCATTCTCTTTGACGTTCTGGGGGATGTGGTCTGTGGTGGCTTTGCGGCCCCCCTTAACTATGCCGATTATTGCCTGATTGTCACCGATAATGGTTTTGATGCCCTCTTTGCGGCGAATCGCATTGCCGCCTCCGTCCGTGAAAAAGCGCGCACGCACCCCCTGCGCCTTGCGGGTCTCATTGGCAATCGCACCAGTAAGCGGGATCTCATTGAAAAATATGTGGAAGCCGTGCCCATGCCCATCCTTGAAGTGCTGCCGCTGATTGAGGATATTCGCGTGTCACGGGTCAAGGGCAAAACCCTCTTTGAGATGGCCGAAAGCGATCCCAGTCTCAACTATGTCTGTGACTACTACTTGAACATTGCCGATCAAATTTTGGCGCGGCCTGAGGGGGTGGTGCCCAAGGATGCCCCCGATCGCGACCTTTTTGCCCTGCTCTCCGACTTCTACTTAAACCCACAGGGGTCAGAACGGTCACTTGCAGCGGTCTAAAACTCTCCTAGAATACTCCACGGAACCCCTTCGCTGGAGTGAGTATGAACCCTGAGCAATTACGGCAAAGCGCACGCAGTAAGTGGCTGGCCTACTACCAAGAAAACCACCATTGGATTGTCCGCTTGGCGATTTGGAGTACCTATCGCGGTCAACGGCGCCCCTCCTCAAGTTTTATTTTGGGGGTGCTGACGGCTTTGGAACCGCGCTTACTGGATGCTCTACCCGTCATTGTCGAACTCAGCAACGATCCCGATCGCATTATTTCTGCCTTGGGCTTGAACTTCAACCCCGACGAAGAACGGGCCAACGGCGATAACCCTCCTCAACTGCCCCCAGAACCTCGCTTACTACCCCCTAAGCCCTTTGTCAGTAATCGGGCTGAAGAACACGGTGAGGAGGCTGCTCAAAGTCATCAAACCTAGTTCCAATCGTTTCTAAATTTGGAGGCTCTCCCTATGACTGCGACTGCTCCCAATGCCCTCAACTTTGAGTGTGAAACGGGCAATTACCACACCTTTTGTCCCATCAGCTGTGTGGCTTGGCTGTACCAAAAAATTGAAGACAGTTTCTTTTTGGTCATTGGCACCAAGACCTGTGGCTACTTTTTGCAGAATGCGATGGGGGTGATGATTTTTGCCGAACCCCGCTATGCCATGGCGGAGCTCGAAGAGGGAGATATTTCGGCGCAACTCAATGATTATGAAGAGCTAAAGCGCCTCTGCCTCCAAATCAAGCGCGATCGCAACCCCAGTGTCATTGTCTGGATTGGCACCTGCACCACGGAAATTATCAAAATGGACTTGGAGGGACTGGCGCCCAAACTAGAAGCCGAAATTGGCATTCCCATTGTTGTGGCTCGTGCCAATGGTCTGGACTATGCCTTTACCCAAGGGGAAGATACGGTGCTAGCAGCCATGGCCGCCCGTTGTCCCACGCCCACAGCGGTGAGCGATCCAGAGGAACGCAACCCCATCCAGCGCCTTCTCAACTTTGGCAAGAAAAAAGAGGATCTCCAAGCTGAATCCCACCAGTACCACGACCACCCACCCCTTATTCTCTTTGGCTCCCTGCCCGATCCCGTGGTGACCCAACTCACCTTGGAATTAAAAAAACAGGGCATCAAGGTGTCAGGATGGCTGCCTGCCAAACGCTATACCGAATTGCCAGTGATTGATGAGGGCTACTACGTTGCTGGTGTGAATCCCTTCCTCAGTCGTACCGCCACTACCTTGATTCGCCGCCGCAAATGTCAACTCATTACGGCTCCCTTTCCCATTGGCCCTGATGGTAGCCGCGCGTGGATCGAACAGATTTGTACCACTTTTGGGATTCAGCCCCAAGGCCTAGCGGAGCGCGAAGCCGAAACTTGGGAAAAACTGAGCGACTACCTTGAATTGGTGCGAGGCAAATCGGTCTTTTTCATGGGGGATAATCTCCTAGAGATCTCCCTAGCGCGGTTTTTGATTCGCTGTGGTATGCGGGTACTAGAAATTGGCATCCCCTACATGGATAAACGTTACCAAGCAGCTGAGCTAGAACTCTTGACGAAGACTTGTGGCGAGATGGGGCATCCCCTCCCCACCATTGTTGAAAAACCCGATAACTACAATCAACTTCAGCGGATTAAGGCGCTCCAGCCCGACCTTGTGATTACGGGTATGGCTCATGCCAATCCCCTCGAAGCCCGTGGCATCAGCACCAAGTGGTCTGTGGAATTCACCTTTGCCCAAATTCACGGCTTTGGCAATGCCCGTGACATTCTAGAACTCGTTACCCGTCCGCTGCGGCGCAATCAAGCCCTTGCAGGGTTAGGTTGGCAAAAACTGGTTGCCAACTAAAGGCCAACTAAAAAAATGAACCCCCTCTGAACAGACTCGGAGGGGGTAATCCCTACTCAGAAGTGTTAGCGTTGCCGTGGAGGTTGGAGAATCTGATTTTGAATATTTGGCGGCATACTCCCGGGTGTTGGCGTGTACTGATAGCCAAAGCCGGCATTTTGGGTATCATCAACAATCTTCGGCGTCACCATCACCACCAGTTCATTGCGTTGACGCTGGTTGCTCTCGCGGCGGAACAACCGCCCCAACAAGGGAATGTCTCCTAGGATTGGAATCTTACTCACCAACGAGCGATCTTGATCTTGGATAATGCCCGCCAGCATCAAGGTTTGGCCATCCCGCAAGCGAATCCGCCCCGACTCCATCCGCCGCTGTGAGATCAGTGTCCCCGTCGAGGGGTTAGTAACCCCCGGAAAGACGACTGCATAGGTGCCACTGGGAACACTCACTTCAGGCGAGAGTTGCAGCGTAATGAAGCCATTATCGTCAATTTGATCGACGGTGACATTAAAAATAACACCCACAGGTCGCAGGATTGGGCGAATCTGTTGAGTCGCGATCGCCCCGCCGCCGCCAGTGGCTTGTTGATCAGCAGTGGATTCAATGCCAGAGAAAATTTCTTGGGTCAAATTGACTTGCGCAGCACTCCCCTCCTGAATGACAAGGGTTGGATTCGTCAAAATTGTGGCGTTACCGGTTTGGATAGCCAACTGAAGCTGGCCAAAGAAGTTACTGAGGGCTTGTCCTACACCTAACCCCGGCACAGCAAACCCCGGTACCCCGACTCCAGGTAAAACAAACTGTTGCGGTGGTGCGGTTTGATCGTTGACGATATTACCAGCACCGTCCACCGTCACAGTCCGCTCTGGCCCCAGTAAGAATCGCTGCGGCGGGAAGGCGACGGGGGGTTGAATCACCTGACCACCGGGTACGCCACCGGGGAGTGTCCCCCGTTGCAGGGTTAGCCCTGTAGCATCAAAAATTGCCCCAAAGAGGGAGGAACCAAAGTTGGTGACTAGGTCAGCGTTGGCGGTACGACCCCGCAACAGGTTCACATCAATAAACTTGACATTAACCATCACCTGCCGCTTACGGATGTCAAATTGCTGAATCAATTGCGTAGCAATTTCTACCTTGCGGGGGGTGCCAATCAATGTAATAGTGTTGGTGCGGGGGTCACCCACCACCTCTAGTCCCCGCAGGAGTGAGCTTCGACAAATTTGGCCAACCACACCGCCAGCCGCTGCTGGGACTTGCAGCTGTTCACAGGCGGTTAGCGCCTGAGATGGGCCAGTATCTGGCAAGTTTGCACCATACATTTCCAAAAGCTGCACTGCCCCTAGTTGCAGGTCACCCTCACGGGTACTGGTTGTACGGTTGAGAGCGGTTTGGGCGGTTGTTGCAGCTTGGGCACCCCTAGCTCCGCCCCCGATGGTGCCGCCGGTTGCAGCAAGGGAGCTGATTTCCCGTGTCGTTGAACCCGCCCCAAAGACCCGCATCTGATTGAGGCGGATGGTGCGGACAATGCGGTTTTGGGCATCGGGGGGTAAGGCTTGACCCACAAAGATAGTGCGGCCTTGGCGATTGGCTTTGAGATTGGTAACCCGCAGCACATAGTTGAATACGTCTTGAACGGATTCATTCTCAATATCCAGGGAGATGGTGACGCCGCCCGCTTCGCCATTGCCTTCCGGAAAGACAACGTTCATATTGGCGGCACGAGCCAGTAGGGAAAGAACCTCCCGCACTGGAGCCTCCCGCAGCAGTAGGCGGGGAATCCGTTCATTGGTGCCCAGTTGAATCGCGTCGGGGTCAGCATTGACTGGGCTAATCAGCATATCGCCAACAGGGGGTGGCACTGGGCGCGGCAGAAAAGGCGGCACCGCACTAGGGCCGGGGGGCATGGCCATGGGTTGACCACTGGGGGACACTTGAGGACCAGCGGGGCTTTGAGCAGTAATGAAGTTAATTTGCAGGCCATCGCGTCCTTCGCGGATGACTTCACTAATGGGAGCAGCACTAATGCCATTCACGGTGACGCGGATGGTTTTGGCGTCCAGTTGCACCACCTCGACGGAGGAGATACCGGGGGCGGGGTTATCTTGGCGGAAGGCTCCCCCTTGGGGTAGGCGCAGTTGGCTATTGGGAATATCAGCAATGGAGGCATTGCCGCGATTGACGGTGAAAACTGCTGGCCGTAGATTCCCCTGCACGTTGAAGAGGAGTTGAATGCCGTTGGGAGCTGTTACTAGACGAACTCCCGTAATTTCCGTTGCTGTGGCCCAAGTGGGGGTTTGACTGGCAGCAACAAGGGCCGTTGTGGCCACCCCTAAGCCGAGACGATGTAAAAGCTGACTCACGATGCTTGACTCCTCACAAATGCCACCAAATGTATGAAAAGAGAATGCAACTCGCTCCCAAGACACTCTACGCTGCTTTTTGGCTTGCCATGCGCTATTGCTGTTGTTGTTGCGGTTGTCCTTGCTGCTCACCTCCTTGGGGTGGGGGGGCCAAAGCGGCAATTTCCTCAGGGGTTAGGGGTACGTAGGCCATAAGCTTAAACGTGGTAATCACTTCGCCGGGCTTATCAGCAACGAGTTCCATCGTCAGGTTGTTAATCACGAGGAAGTTCTGCTGCTGGTCAATTTTTTGCATGATCTGCAAAATGCTGGGAAATGGCCCTTGAATCGTAACGTTGGTTACCTGTTGTTTTAGTTTGGCATTTAATTCGGGGCCAAGGGAGCCATCTTGGACAATTCCTGAAGCTGCACTATCGGGTTCAAATGTGGTCAGTTGGGCACCGCTGGTCAGGATTAGGCGGTTAATGTCAAGGAGGAGGGTGTCTAGGGCTTCCTGAGTGGCAAAGAGCGATCGCACGTCACGATTTTGCTGCTTGGCGCGCTCTAACCCCGCTACCACATCATTAAGTTGCTTCAGGATCACTTCCCGCTGGGAGAGGTCATTTTCCTGTTGGGCAATTTCCTCCTGTAACTTGGCCGCTTCCTCCAGTTTGGGGGCAATGAGAAGACTCCCCAAGTAAACCGCTGCTCCCAAACCTACCAAGGCAATAAGGACACCACTGACGACGGGTGTCAGGGTAATGCCAAAGACCGTCGGATAATTGGGTGCGGGTTCCTCAATCGGGGGGCCGCCAAAATCGCCAGTTAGGGTCATTCCTGTACCACTCCTTTTTCTTTGAGAAATTGAATGCGCGCCACCAGTCCTTCAACGCCATTGGCTGCGAGTTCTTCAAGGAGTTCCGATGCCGGCACGCTGGCGATCGCCGTCTTGATATTGAAGGAAACCCTTGCGGTTGTCTCTTCCTCACCCTGTTGATTTGCCCGTTCCGCCTTCACCAACTGAGTGGCCTTGCCATCAAAGAAGGGAGAGCGATTTTGCAAGAGCAAAAGAAAGTCACTGACTGCATCAAAGGATACGGCTGTGCCTTCAATCGTTAGCTCTTGGCCTGTTTGTCCGCCTTGGGTAATCCGCCGAATTTGTACCCCTGCTGGCGTTTGAGTTGCCATATTGCGCATCACCGCCGACCAAGGTTTGACCTGATTAAACACCGAGGCTAGGGCTTTGGTTTCCGCGGTAACCTGCTCCTGCTCTTTTTTAATTTCATCCATGCGTTGCAGGTTTGGAGAAATCGCTGCAAGGCGATTCTGAATGCTTTTTTGCTTACTCGTCAGTTGTTGCAGCCAGAGGTTCGCACCCACTGAGCCGAGGAGTGCAAGCCCTACAAAAAAGAGCGCCGCTACAGAGCCAAGAATAATCGGCACATTACTCATTCCTGCCGCTGCGGCTGTGGTAGCAGCCATGCCCCCCACTTCGGGACGTTCTTTAAGGAGGTTAATCTCAATTGAGTACATCGGGGATGCTCCTAAGCGCCACGCAGACCAAGACCAATCACCGTGCCGAGGGCAGGGCGTTTTTCGAGGGGAATCTCTTCTAGGGTTTGCAGTCCCAGCAAACTAATGGGGTCAACCAAAGTGGTGGCATAGTTGAGCCGCTGACTAAAAAACTCATCCACTTGACCAATACTGGCACCGGGACCGGCAAGCAGCAACTGCGAGACCTCTAGACTTTCCCCTTGGTTGAGGTAAAAGTCAATGGAGCGGCGGATTTCGTCTGCTAGATCGGAGAGCACTCGCAAAATAGCGGCACCACTGGGGTTGAGTGCTCCGGTCACATCCATCGGCTCTAGGGGAACGGTCAGATTCTCAATCAGGTCAACGCCCATCGAAGGCGGCAAGTTCATGGCGCGGCTAATGGCTTCTTGCATCCGTTCTTTACCAATGGGCACTTTGCGGTTGAACTGGGGAATGCCATCTTTGACGATGCTAATTTCTGTGCCCTCGTCGCCTATATCAATAATCGCTGCTGCTTCGCCCACAAACTGCTGTAGTGAATCCCGCAGGGTACGCATGAGGGCAAAATTGGTCACTTCAAGGGCGATGAGTTGTAAACCGGCTTGGGTAAAGGCATTGATGTAGGCATCGGTCACTTCGCGGGGCGTGCCCACGAGCAAAATTTCTACCCGCTCAATGCCATCTTCATCAAGGGAGGTTCCCAGTTTTTGATAGTCAACATCGGCCTCTTCACGGGGAAAGGGCAGGTAGAGGGGCGCTTCCTGCATGAGAACCACTTCCCGCAATTCATAGTCGGGTAATTCCGCAGGCAGGCGAATCAGGCGAATCACGGCTTCATTCATGGGAATGGCACTGATCACCTCTTTTTGTTTGATGCGCTTATCCTCAATCCCTTGACGGATGGCATCGGCGACGGCGGTGGTGTCAATGATGCGGCCTTCTTCAATGGCGCCTTCACTCAAGGGCACTGAGGCCATAGCGGTCATTTTCAGACCCTGCTTTTGCCGCTGAAGCTGTACGATATTGACCCGCTCTGGGGTGAGTTCAATCCCCAAGCCCTGCTTTGGTTTTGCAAATAGATTTCCCAGCACAATATCACCCACCAGTGAACGGTCAAGTTTGCATTAGCGAGATGGCGTGAAGAGTGAATTTCAGAACGAGGCCAGACCCTAACCTGACAGGGTTATGGAAACACCTGTGTTGCTAAGGCGATCATAACCAATGTGCATCGGCTCTTTCCAATGCATTGGTATGGTTTGCAAAGTGGCTTTATGCAAAACTTGAGCGATCGCTCTTGGGGAAAGTCACCAGCGATCGCTCAATGATGGTATCAGTTTTTCTTATTAAGATCAACTAGGGCTGAACAATCACCCGTGTGCCCACCTCAATTTTTTCAAAGAGGGCGCGAATATCATCGTTGCGCATCCGCACACAGCCATGGGAAACGGCTTGGCCAATCAAAGATTCATTCGTTGTGCCGTGGAAGCCAGCATAGTTGTTATTTCCCATGGGGGCAAAGACAATCAGGCGATCGCCCAAAGGGTTGCGACCCCCCGGCGGAACCAAAACCCCCGTAAAGGGATTACGCCATTGGGGATTGACGACTTTGTGCAGCACTCTGAAATTACCTTGGGGCGTTTCCCAGCCCGGCTTGCCCACGGCCACGGGATAGCTGGCTAATACTTGATCACCTTCATAGAGAAAGACGCGGCGCTGCCGCAAGCGCAGGACAATTTTGCGTTCCAAAGCGGGTAGAAACGGAGTTGCCTCACCAAGGGGGGGAAGTGCCAAGGGCGCTAAGGTGGTCGGCAAGTACGGCTCTGACTCAGAGGCACGGCTCACCTTCAATTCTTCAGCACCCACAGCAGCCATAGGCAGGGTGGCGATCGCCCCCAGTGCTAAACCCAAGGTTTTTCCTCTGACCCAGCCCAACATGAGAACAACTCCGATCTCTCTCAGGATGTTTAGAACAGAATTTGTGTTGGCGGTGCCGGCGCTGGTGCTGCGGGGGGAATGGCAGCCGGACGCGGAGCCGGTGCTGAGCCACCCACTTGAGGCACTTGAATGGGGGTTACCGCGACATACTCAGGGGCAGGCACGATGGCGGCACAGATGATTTTGGCGGTGGGCACACTGGCCTTTGGATCCAAAATCACTGCCACATCCAGACCTTCAACAATTTCCTTGCGGAAGGGGCGCTGACGGTGCTTGCGATCAAACACCACCACAATCTCTTCACCCCAAGGTTGCCGCAGGGTGACATTATCTCCATCAATGTTGGTGACAACGCCCCGCACAGCCTTCACCTGCTTGGCTTCGGCGGGAGAAAGTAAAACAGTGGTACAGGTTGCCATTGCGGCCAAGGCAACAAGAGCGGTACGACGCAGATTCAACACAGTTCAACTCCTGATGTTTTTTTGTCTTTGGACGATTTAAAGATTGAATACTGAAAACTGAATACTGAGGAGTGAATAATTACCCGCATTCTACGTACGCCAACCTTGGGGCGTCAAGGCTAGAGCATAAATCTTGATGTTTTCTTATGTTTTCTTCAGCAAATTCAGCTTACAGAAGCTGTATGCAGGCGCGGGCGATCGCCCAATCCTCTTGGGTCTGAACCACGAGAACCCGTACGGGAGCAGTCGGCAGCGCAATGTCGCGATCGCCTTTGCTCTCTTCGTTAGCTGCGCTATCTAACTCAATTCCCAACCAACCCAGTCCTCGGCAGACATCGCGGCGCACACCGGCGGCATTTTCACCAATTCCTGCTGTGAATACCAACGCATCGAGACCACCAAGGCTGGGCAAGAGACTGGCAATGCCCCGTTGCAGGGAGTAGATAAAACAGTCATAGGCCAACTGCGCTTGGGCATTCCCCTGATCAATCGCTGCCAAGATCTGGCGCAAATCGTTACTCACCCCAGAGATTCCCAACAGGCCCGATTGCCGATTCACCAAGCGATCGAGGTCTTCAACTGTCTTGCCCCGCCGCAACAGATAGAGCAAAATTCCCGGATCAATGTCGCCACAGCGCGTCCCCATCATCACTCCCGCCGTGGGTGTAAAGCCCATCGTGGTCTCCACCGAGACTCCCCCCTTAACCGCAGTGAGGGAACAGCCATTGCCAAGGTGGCAGGTAATTAGGCGTAACGCTGCTAAGGGACGCTGTAATAGGGTGGCCGCCCGTTCACTGACGTATTGATGGCTAATGCCGTGGAAGCCGTAGCGTTGAATACCAGCGGTGGTCAATTCATAGGGAATAGGGTAGGTGCGCGCCACTGCTGGCAGTTGGGCATGGAACGCGGTATCAAACACGGCCACTTGGGGCGTTTGGGGACAAATGTCGGCCATTAATTCCATTCCCAGCAGGTTGGCTGGATTATGGAGCGGCGCATATTCACTAAATTCGGTAATTGCTGCTTTCACCTGCGCATCCACGCGCACCGCTGCTTGGTAACGGCTACCCCCATGAACCACGCGATGACCAATGATCGTAATCTCTGCAAGGCTTTCTAGGAGCGTTGTCGAGCCATTGGTGAGGGTGTCTAGGAGCGTTTTGAGCCAGTCCCGTAGGCCTGCAATTCCCCCCTCTGGGTGGGTTAGGCTGGCTTCGTAGCGCTGGTCGGCAGTTGTGACCTTGAGCCGCGCCACCGTTGGGTCTTGTCCCCAATCGAGCAGGCCTTGCCAAAGGGGAGCGGGGGGTGTGGCAGCCGTTGCCGCCATTTCAGGTGCTAACTGATACAAACAGGCTTTGAGGCTACTAGAGCCAGCATTTAACACCAGCACCGTGATCATGGCAGGCCCGCAAAAGCATCGCCTCTATCCTAGCCAAGCGCCCGTGGCAACCGATGCAGCGCAGAACACCTTGAGGCGAAAAAGATAGCCCTAGAATTGGGACAGGCATTGAGGAAGTCAGCGTGTTTTGGCAAAAGCTTAAATGGCGGCGACACGGTGTGTATCTGCTGTTGTTTCTATTGGGGCTGTTGATTGCGGCTGTGGTGCTCACTCAATTGCGATCGCACCCGATTCTCCGCCCTGCCCTAGACCCGCTGCCTCAACATCCACAAATCGCGGTACACATGAATCACTCCCAAGCCCACAGTTATCAAGAACCCTATCGCCCCTATACCCGTGAAGGGGAAGACCTTGAGGCAATCATGATTGAGCAGATTGCCAAGGCACAAAAGACGATTGATGTGGCGGTGCAGGAGTTTCGCTTACCCAATCTGGCCAAGGCCCTAGTAGCACGGCAGCAGGCGGGGGTGCGGGTACGAGTGGCGATGGAAAATACCTACACTGCGCCTTGGGCAACATACAGTGCTGGGCAGGTGAGTGCCATGGATCCAAGAATGCGGGAGCGCTATAACGACTGGAAAGCGCTGGTGGATACCAACGGCGATGGCCAACTCAGTGCTGCCGAACTCAGCGATCGCGATGTGCAGACGATTCTCAACGAAGCGAAGATTCCTTGGATTGATGACACTGCCGATGGCTCCAAAGGCAGTATGCTCATGCACCACAAGTTTATTGTGATTGACAATCGCCAAGTGATTGCGACTACGGCGAACTTTACCCTCAGTGATGTCCACGGCGACTTGGGACGACCCGATACCCGTGGCAATGCCAACTCCCTCTTGGTGATTGATAGTCCCGCCGTGGCACGCCTATTTACTGAGGAATTCAACATCATGTGGGGGGATGGTCCCGGTGGTCAGCCCAACAGTCGCTTTGGGGTCAAAAAGCCAGTGCGTCCCCCTCAACCAGTAGCGGTGGGCGATGCCATGGTTACGGTGCGCTTTTCGCCAACCCCGCGATCGCAACCTTGGTCTGTCTCCACCAATGGCTTGATTGGCCAAACACTACGTTGGGCACGCCAAAAAATTGACATGGCGCTTTTTGTCTTTTCAGATCAAGAACTATCCTACGTTTTAGAGGAACGCCATAACCAAGGGGTTAGCATTCGCGCCCTCATTGACTCAGGATTTATCTACCGTGACTTTAGCGAAGCCCTCGATATGATGGGGGTGGCGATGGCCAATACTGCCCAAGCCCGTCAAGGCAACTGTTACTACGAAGCCGGCAACCGCCCGTGGCAAAACCCCATTCAAACGGTGGGCACCCCCCTCCTACCAGAGGGCGATAAGCTGCACCACAAGTATGGCGTGGTCGACGATCGCACCGTCATTGTTGGTTCCCACAACTGGTCCGAGGCGGCCAACCGCGGCAATGATGAATTCTTGCTGGTCATCGAGCATCCTACGGTTGCAGCTCACTACGAACGGGAGTTTGAGCGGCTCTATAGCAATAGTCGTTTGGGTCTGCCGCAGCATATTCGCGATCGCA includes:
- the bchL gene encoding ferredoxin:protochlorophyllide reductase (ATP-dependent) iron-sulfur ATP-binding protein: MKLAVYGKGGIGKSTTSCNISVALARRGKKVLQIGCDPKHDSTFTLTGFLIPTIIDTLQAKDYHYEDVWPEDVIYKGYGGVDCVEAGGPPAGAGCGGYVVGETVKLLKELNAFDEYDVILFDVLGDVVCGGFAAPLNYADYCLIVTDNGFDALFAANRIAASVREKARTHPLRLAGLIGNRTSKRDLIEKYVEAVPMPILEVLPLIEDIRVSRVKGKTLFEMAESDPSLNYVCDYYLNIADQILARPEGVVPKDAPDRDLFALLSDFYLNPQGSERSLAAV
- a CDS encoding DUF5331 domain-containing protein is translated as MNPEQLRQSARSKWLAYYQENHHWIVRLAIWSTYRGQRRPSSSFILGVLTALEPRLLDALPVIVELSNDPDRIISALGLNFNPDEERANGDNPPQLPPEPRLLPPKPFVSNRAEEHGEEAAQSHQT
- a CDS encoding ferredoxin:protochlorophyllide reductase (ATP-dependent) subunit N, producing MTATAPNALNFECETGNYHTFCPISCVAWLYQKIEDSFFLVIGTKTCGYFLQNAMGVMIFAEPRYAMAELEEGDISAQLNDYEELKRLCLQIKRDRNPSVIVWIGTCTTEIIKMDLEGLAPKLEAEIGIPIVVARANGLDYAFTQGEDTVLAAMAARCPTPTAVSDPEERNPIQRLLNFGKKKEDLQAESHQYHDHPPLILFGSLPDPVVTQLTLELKKQGIKVSGWLPAKRYTELPVIDEGYYVAGVNPFLSRTATTLIRRRKCQLITAPFPIGPDGSRAWIEQICTTFGIQPQGLAEREAETWEKLSDYLELVRGKSVFFMGDNLLEISLARFLIRCGMRVLEIGIPYMDKRYQAAELELLTKTCGEMGHPLPTIVEKPDNYNQLQRIKALQPDLVITGMAHANPLEARGISTKWSVEFTFAQIHGFGNARDILELVTRPLRRNQALAGLGWQKLVAN
- a CDS encoding AMIN domain-containing protein, yielding MSQLLHRLGLGVATTALVAASQTPTWATATEITGVRLVTAPNGIQLLFNVQGNLRPAVFTVNRGNASIADIPNSQLRLPQGGAFRQDNPAPGISSVEVVQLDAKTIRVTVNGISAAPISEVIREGRDGLQINFITAQSPAGPQVSPSGQPMAMPPGPSAVPPFLPRPVPPPVGDMLISPVNADPDAIQLGTNERIPRLLLREAPVREVLSLLARAANMNVVFPEGNGEAGGVTISLDIENESVQDVFNYVLRVTNLKANRQGRTIFVGQALPPDAQNRIVRTIRLNQMRVFGAGSTTREISSLAATGGTIGGGARGAQAATTAQTALNRTTSTREGDLQLGAVQLLEMYGANLPDTGPSQALTACEQLQVPAAAGGVVGQICRSSLLRGLEVVGDPRTNTITLIGTPRKVEIATQLIQQFDIRKRQVMVNVKFIDVNLLRGRTANADLVTNFGSSLFGAIFDATGLTLQRGTLPGGVPGGQVIQPPVAFPPQRFLLGPERTVTVDGAGNIVNDQTAPPQQFVLPGVGVPGFAVPGLGVGQALSNFFGQLQLAIQTGNATILTNPTLVIQEGSAAQVNLTQEIFSGIESTADQQATGGGGAIATQQIRPILRPVGVIFNVTVDQIDDNGFITLQLSPEVSVPSGTYAVVFPGVTNPSTGTLISQRRMESGRIRLRDGQTLMLAGIIQDQDRSLVSKIPILGDIPLLGRLFRRESNQRQRNELVVMVTPKIVDDTQNAGFGYQYTPTPGSMPPNIQNQILQPPRQR
- a CDS encoding type 4a pilus biogenesis protein PilO is translated as MTLTGDFGGPPIEEPAPNYPTVFGITLTPVVSGVLIALVGLGAAVYLGSLLIAPKLEEAAKLQEEIAQQENDLSQREVILKQLNDVVAGLERAKQQNRDVRSLFATQEALDTLLLDINRLILTSGAQLTTFEPDSAASGIVQDGSLGPELNAKLKQQVTNVTIQGPFPSILQIMQKIDQQQNFLVINNLTMELVADKPGEVITTFKLMAYVPLTPEEIAALAPPPQGGEQQGQPQQQQQ
- a CDS encoding PilN domain-containing protein; translated protein: MYSIEINLLKERPEVGGMAATTAAAAGMSNVPIILGSVAALFFVGLALLGSVGANLWLQQLTSKQKSIQNRLAAISPNLQRMDEIKKEQEQVTAETKALASVFNQVKPWSAVMRNMATQTPAGVQIRRITQGGQTGQELTIEGTAVSFDAVSDFLLLLQNRSPFFDGKATQLVKAERANQQGEEETTARVSFNIKTAIASVPASELLEELAANGVEGLVARIQFLKEKGVVQE
- the pilM gene encoding type IV pilus biogenesis protein PilM gives rise to the protein MLGNLFAKPKQGLGIELTPERVNIVQLQRQKQGLKMTAMASVPLSEGAIEEGRIIDTTAVADAIRQGIEDKRIKQKEVISAIPMNEAVIRLIRLPAELPDYELREVVLMQEAPLYLPFPREEADVDYQKLGTSLDEDGIERVEILLVGTPREVTDAYINAFTQAGLQLIALEVTNFALMRTLRDSLQQFVGEAAAIIDIGDEGTEISIVKDGIPQFNRKVPIGKERMQEAISRAMNLPPSMGVDLIENLTVPLEPMDVTGALNPSGAAILRVLSDLADEIRRSIDFYLNQGESLEVSQLLLAGPGASIGQVDEFFSQRLNYATTLVDPISLLGLQTLEEIPLEKRPALGTVIGLGLRGA
- a CDS encoding L,D-transpeptidase, with protein sequence MLGWVRGKTLGLALGAIATLPMAAVGAEELKVSRASESEPYLPTTLAPLALPPLGEATPFLPALERKIVLRLRQRRVFLYEGDQVLASYPVAVGKPGWETPQGNFRVLHKVVNPQWRNPFTGVLVPPGGRNPLGDRLIVFAPMGNNNYAGFHGTTNESLIGQAVSHGCVRMRNDDIRALFEKIEVGTRVIVQP
- a CDS encoding acetate/propionate family kinase, with the protein product MITVLVLNAGSSSLKACLYQLAPEMAATAATPPAPLWQGLLDWGQDPTVARLKVTTADQRYEASLTHPEGGIAGLRDWLKTLLDTLTNGSTTLLESLAEITIIGHRVVHGGSRYQAAVRVDAQVKAAITEFSEYAPLHNPANLLGMELMADICPQTPQVAVFDTAFHAQLPAVARTYPIPYELTTAGIQRYGFHGISHQYVSERAATLLQRPLAALRLITCHLGNGCSLTAVKGGVSVETTMGFTPTAGVMMGTRCGDIDPGILLYLLRRGKTVEDLDRLVNRQSGLLGISGVSNDLRQILAAIDQGNAQAQLAYDCFIYSLQRGIASLLPSLGGLDALVFTAGIGENAAGVRRDVCRGLGWLGIELDSAANEESKGDRDIALPTAPVRVLVVQTQEDWAIARACIQLL